A single Arachnia propionica DNA region contains:
- a CDS encoding D-alanine--D-alanine ligase family protein, which yields MTVFVIAGGLSHEREVSLRSGKRLAGALRKRGHAVTETDVNADLISRLLGDEGPVAIPVLHGELGEDGALREVLWMLGVPFVGSDGASSRRTFDKSVATRLVGAAGLATPQQVALPDDVFRELGAQAVMSALGERIGFPLMVKPARSGSALGTAKVDSADDLPAALVGAFAYGRDVVVEEFVEGTELSVTVLEDGTGPRALPPVEIRPASGVYDYESRYTAGATRFLTPGELPDDVLEAAGDLAVRAHRVLGHRDISRTDMIVREGVPVFLESNVAPGLTDTSLTPLALEAAGLDMGEVFSALVERARHRNQ from the coding sequence ATGACCGTGTTCGTGATCGCCGGTGGCCTGAGCCACGAGCGGGAGGTTTCGTTGCGCTCCGGGAAGCGCCTGGCGGGGGCGCTCCGGAAGAGGGGCCACGCGGTGACCGAAACCGACGTCAACGCCGACCTGATCTCTCGGCTACTCGGGGACGAGGGCCCCGTCGCCATCCCGGTGCTGCACGGCGAGCTCGGCGAGGACGGCGCGCTGCGGGAGGTGTTGTGGATGCTGGGGGTGCCTTTCGTCGGCAGCGACGGCGCCAGCTCCCGGCGCACCTTCGACAAGTCGGTGGCGACGCGGCTGGTCGGGGCCGCCGGCCTGGCGACCCCGCAGCAGGTCGCACTGCCCGACGACGTCTTCCGAGAGCTGGGTGCCCAGGCGGTGATGTCGGCGCTCGGGGAGCGGATCGGGTTCCCGCTCATGGTGAAACCCGCCCGGTCGGGTTCGGCGCTCGGGACGGCGAAGGTGGATTCCGCGGACGACCTGCCGGCGGCCCTCGTCGGGGCCTTCGCCTATGGGAGGGATGTGGTGGTGGAGGAGTTCGTTGAGGGCACGGAACTGTCCGTGACCGTCCTCGAGGACGGCACCGGCCCGCGCGCGCTGCCACCCGTCGAGATCAGGCCCGCCTCGGGGGTCTACGACTACGAGTCCCGCTACACCGCAGGGGCCACCCGTTTCCTCACCCCCGGCGAGCTGCCCGACGACGTGCTCGAGGCGGCCGGGGACTTGGCGGTCCGCGCCCACCGGGTGCTCGGCCACCGCGACATCTCCCGCACCGACATGATCGTGCGCGAAGGCGTCCCGGTGTTCCTGGAGAGCAATGTGGCACCCGGCCTGACGGACACCTCGCTGACGCCCCTCGCCCTGGAGGCCGCCGGTCTCGACATGGGGGAGGTGTTCTCCGCCCTCGTGGAGCGGGCGCGCCACCGCAACCAGTGA
- a CDS encoding PLP-dependent aminotransferase family protein, whose protein sequence is MKATRQDTRLDPFVEHYAARTQGLRVSAVRALFAVANRPEIVSLAGGMPNIKDLPLGEISDHIARMIRDQGTQVMQYGSGQGEPRIREQICEVMAEESSVADPDDIVITAGSQQGLDLVTRVFCDPGDVILAESPSYVGALGTFQSYQTEVVHVACDSEGLIPEALTETAEHLKKQGRRVKFLYTIPNFNNPSGVTQPVERRRRVIESCAEAGVLVVEDNPYGLLTLDSGPLPAMRSLDTNVVYLGSFSKTFAPGFRVGWVCAPHGVRERLVLAQESATLCPPVFSQFAISNYLENCDWRGQIGVFRNMYRTRRDAMLATLEREMPDGCSWTRPAGGFFVWVTLPEGLDASTMLPRGVGARVAFVPGPAFFADGQGSRNVRLSYCFPPPDRIATGVERFAQVVRSELEMLRTFGMHTPSHANPTKGPGPNLN, encoded by the coding sequence ATGAAGGCCACGCGACAAGACACCCGCCTGGACCCGTTCGTCGAACACTACGCCGCCCGCACTCAGGGGCTCAGGGTATCCGCGGTCCGGGCGCTGTTCGCCGTGGCCAACCGGCCCGAGATCGTGTCGCTGGCGGGAGGGATGCCGAACATCAAGGACCTGCCCCTGGGCGAGATCAGCGACCACATCGCCCGGATGATCCGCGACCAGGGCACGCAGGTCATGCAGTACGGCTCCGGACAGGGCGAGCCGCGCATCCGTGAGCAGATCTGCGAGGTCATGGCGGAGGAGAGCAGCGTCGCGGACCCCGACGACATCGTCATCACCGCGGGCTCCCAGCAGGGCCTGGACCTCGTCACCCGCGTCTTCTGCGACCCGGGGGACGTGATCCTGGCCGAGTCGCCGTCCTACGTGGGGGCGCTCGGCACCTTCCAGAGCTATCAGACCGAGGTGGTGCACGTCGCCTGCGACTCCGAGGGGCTGATTCCCGAGGCCCTGACCGAGACCGCCGAACACTTGAAGAAGCAGGGCAGGCGCGTCAAGTTCCTGTACACGATCCCGAACTTCAACAACCCGTCGGGGGTGACGCAGCCCGTGGAGCGGCGCCGCCGGGTCATCGAAAGCTGCGCAGAGGCGGGGGTGCTGGTGGTGGAGGACAACCCCTACGGGCTGCTGACCCTCGATTCCGGCCCGCTCCCGGCGATGCGTTCCCTCGATACGAACGTGGTCTACCTGGGGTCGTTCTCCAAGACCTTCGCTCCGGGATTCCGCGTCGGCTGGGTGTGTGCCCCGCACGGGGTGAGGGAGCGCCTGGTGCTGGCCCAGGAGTCGGCGACGCTGTGCCCTCCGGTGTTCTCCCAGTTCGCGATCAGCAACTACCTGGAGAACTGCGACTGGCGCGGCCAGATCGGGGTCTTCCGAAACATGTACCGCACCCGGCGCGACGCCATGCTCGCCACCCTGGAACGGGAGATGCCCGACGGCTGCTCCTGGACCCGGCCCGCAGGCGGATTCTTCGTCTGGGTGACGTTGCCCGAGGGGCTGGACGCATCGACGATGCTGCCGCGCGGGGTCGGCGCCCGCGTGGCCTTCGTGCCGGGACCCGCGTTCTTCGCCGACGGGCAGGGTTCCCGCAACGTGCGACTGTCCTACTGCTTCCCGCCGCCCGACCGGATCGCGACGGGGGTGGAGCGATTCGCCCAGGTGGTGCGGAGCGAGCTGGAGATGCTGCGGACCTTCGGCATGCACACCCCGTCGCACGCCAACCCGACCAAGGGACCGGGACCGAACCTGAACTGA
- a CDS encoding ParB/RepB/Spo0J family partition protein, which produces MARGKQHVGLGKGLGDLFARTDEENTRDTTAPSDRLRDGSYFVELPLDQIVPNPRQPRHVFDEDDLSELAASIGEFGVLQPVVVREVAPKHFELIMGERRFRASKMAGKETIPAIVRGTDDDALLRDALLENLHRANLNPLEEALAYQQLLGDFNCTKEELSQRIHRSRPQISNTLRLLNLPSTVQTKVAAGVLSAGHARALLGLTNQRSQELLAERIVAEGLSVRSTEEIVRLGNAPTEEEPTPRVRRLPSEREAAVAALLSDHFDTRVKVAIGKNKGRITIEFASTDDLDRIMAVIDGRTVEP; this is translated from the coding sequence TCGCCCGGACGGACGAGGAGAACACCCGCGACACCACAGCCCCCTCCGACCGGCTCCGGGACGGCTCCTATTTCGTCGAGCTGCCGCTGGACCAGATCGTCCCCAATCCCCGGCAGCCGCGTCACGTCTTTGACGAGGACGACCTGAGCGAGCTGGCCGCCTCCATCGGCGAGTTCGGCGTGCTGCAGCCCGTCGTTGTACGTGAAGTGGCCCCCAAGCACTTCGAGCTGATCATGGGTGAGCGTCGGTTCCGCGCTTCCAAGATGGCGGGCAAGGAAACGATCCCGGCCATCGTCCGCGGGACCGACGACGACGCGCTCCTCCGCGACGCGCTCCTGGAGAACCTGCACCGCGCCAACCTCAACCCCCTGGAGGAAGCCCTCGCCTACCAACAGCTCCTGGGCGACTTCAACTGCACCAAGGAGGAACTCTCCCAGCGGATTCATCGCAGCCGTCCGCAGATCTCGAACACCCTGCGGCTGCTGAACCTCCCCTCCACCGTGCAGACGAAGGTGGCGGCCGGGGTGCTCTCCGCGGGACACGCGCGCGCGCTGCTCGGGCTGACCAACCAGAGATCGCAGGAGCTGCTCGCCGAGCGGATCGTCGCAGAGGGTCTCTCGGTCCGCAGCACCGAAGAGATCGTCCGGCTCGGCAACGCCCCCACCGAGGAGGAACCCACCCCCCGCGTCCGCCGACTGCCATCGGAACGTGAAGCTGCCGTCGCGGCGCTTCTCTCCGACCACTTCGACACCCGGGTGAAGGTCGCCATCGGCAAGAACAAGGGCAGGATCACCATCGAGTTCGCCTCCACCGACGATCTCGACCGGATCATGGCCGTGATCGACGGCCGCACCGTCGAGCCCTGA
- the trxB gene encoding thioredoxin-disulfide reductase yields MTVHELIIIGSGPAGYTAAIYAARAALKPIVFEGALDSGGALMNTTEVENFPGFPDGVMGPDLMGQMRSQAERFGAQLVTDDAEAVDLTGEVKKVTDSAGKVWEAKAVILAMGSGYRKLGVDGEDRLSGRGVSWCATCDGAFFRDKPIAVIGGGDSAVEEATFLTRFASRVTLVHRRDELRASKAMASRAEKDPKLDFAWNSVVESVNGDARVESVTLRDTVTGETRRLEVSGVFVAIGHDPRSALVKGQVELDEAGYVKVAAGSQATNLQGVFACGDLVDHTYRQAITAAGSGCQAALDAERWLAANEA; encoded by the coding sequence ATGACCGTCCACGAGCTCATCATCATCGGCTCCGGCCCTGCCGGATACACCGCTGCCATCTACGCGGCCCGCGCCGCGCTGAAACCCATCGTGTTCGAGGGCGCCCTCGACAGCGGCGGCGCGCTGATGAACACCACCGAGGTGGAGAACTTCCCCGGGTTCCCCGACGGCGTGATGGGCCCCGACCTGATGGGCCAGATGCGTTCCCAGGCGGAGAGGTTCGGGGCGCAGCTGGTCACCGACGACGCCGAGGCCGTCGACCTGACCGGCGAGGTCAAGAAGGTCACCGATTCCGCGGGCAAGGTCTGGGAGGCGAAGGCGGTGATCCTGGCCATGGGATCCGGGTACCGCAAGCTGGGCGTCGACGGGGAGGATCGGCTCTCGGGCCGCGGCGTCTCCTGGTGCGCCACCTGCGACGGTGCCTTCTTCCGCGACAAGCCCATAGCCGTGATCGGCGGCGGGGACTCCGCTGTGGAGGAGGCCACCTTCCTGACCCGTTTCGCCTCCCGCGTCACCCTCGTGCACCGGCGCGATGAGCTGCGCGCCTCGAAGGCCATGGCCTCCCGCGCCGAGAAGGACCCGAAACTGGACTTCGCGTGGAACTCGGTGGTGGAATCCGTCAACGGGGATGCGCGAGTGGAATCCGTCACTCTGCGCGACACGGTGACGGGGGAAACCCGCCGGCTGGAGGTCTCCGGGGTGTTCGTCGCCATCGGCCACGACCCGCGCAGCGCGCTGGTCAAGGGGCAGGTGGAGCTCGACGAGGCGGGCTACGTGAAGGTCGCAGCCGGCTCCCAGGCGACGAACCTCCAGGGCGTGTTCGCCTGCGGCGACCTGGTGGACCACACCTACCGCCAGGCCATCACGGCAGCCGGCTCCGGCTGCCAGGCCGCCCTCGACGCCGAACGCTGGCTGGCAGCGAACGAGGCGTGA
- the trxA gene encoding thioredoxin yields the protein MAVVDVTEATFADEVLLSPVPVVVDYWATWCGPCKQMAPIIEELARDYEGRVKFVKLDINAEVAFAAEKGILSIPTLEFYKSGKVEKTLSGGKSKNALKKVIDELV from the coding sequence ATGGCCGTTGTCGATGTGACCGAGGCGACCTTCGCCGACGAGGTGCTGCTGTCGCCGGTTCCGGTGGTGGTGGATTACTGGGCCACGTGGTGCGGACCCTGCAAACAGATGGCCCCCATCATCGAGGAACTGGCCCGCGACTACGAGGGCCGGGTGAAATTCGTGAAACTCGACATCAATGCCGAGGTCGCGTTCGCCGCCGAGAAGGGCATCCTCAGCATCCCCACCCTGGAGTTCTACAAATCCGGAAAGGTGGAGAAAACCCTGTCGGGGGGCAAGTCGAAGAACGCGCTCAAGAAGGTCATCGACGAGCTCGTCTGA